One segment of Mycolicibacterium baixiangningiae DNA contains the following:
- the galE gene encoding UDP-glucose 4-epimerase GalE — protein sequence MTWLVTGGAGYIGSHVVRALAEAGLPVVVIDDLSTGLAQFVPDSVPLVRGTLLDGPLVEQTLRDHAVTGVIHVAGFKYAGVSVQRPLHTYEQNVSAMVTLLEAMQTVGVDRVVFSSSAATYGTPDTDQVDETTPTRPESPYGETKLIGEWLLRDLGRSAGLRHTSLRYFNVVGSGSTTLFDVSPHNLFPLVFDMLYRGETPRINGDDYPTADGTCVRDYVDVGDVALAHVAAARRLDSGEPVESVYNLGSGAGTSVREIMTAIREVTGVDFEPQIMPRRPGDPARIVANGDLAARDLDWKMRHSLKDMVASAWAARQAAGAGYPGAGQS from the coding sequence ATGACGTGGCTGGTCACCGGCGGCGCGGGGTACATCGGCTCGCACGTCGTCCGGGCGTTGGCCGAGGCCGGCCTACCGGTCGTCGTGATCGACGACCTGTCGACGGGACTGGCGCAGTTCGTGCCCGACTCCGTGCCGCTCGTCCGCGGCACCCTGCTCGACGGACCGCTCGTCGAGCAGACACTGCGTGACCATGCGGTCACCGGGGTCATCCACGTCGCGGGCTTCAAGTACGCCGGGGTCTCGGTGCAGCGCCCGCTGCACACCTACGAGCAGAACGTGTCCGCGATGGTGACGCTGCTCGAAGCGATGCAGACCGTCGGCGTCGACAGAGTCGTGTTCTCGTCGAGCGCGGCGACGTACGGCACCCCGGACACCGATCAGGTCGACGAGACCACCCCCACGCGCCCGGAGTCCCCGTACGGCGAAACCAAGCTGATCGGTGAGTGGCTGTTGCGGGATCTGGGGCGCTCAGCGGGCCTCCGGCACACCAGCCTGCGGTATTTCAATGTCGTCGGGTCGGGTTCCACGACGTTGTTCGACGTCAGCCCGCACAACCTGTTCCCGCTGGTGTTCGACATGCTCTACCGCGGGGAGACACCGCGCATCAACGGTGACGACTACCCGACGGCGGACGGCACCTGTGTGCGTGACTACGTCGACGTCGGCGATGTCGCGCTGGCACACGTCGCCGCGGCCCGTCGGCTCGACAGCGGCGAACCGGTGGAATCGGTGTACAACCTCGGCAGCGGTGCCGGCACCTCGGTGCGCGAGATCATGACCGCCATCCGTGAGGTCACCGGCGTCGACTTCGAACCGCAGATCATGCCGCGGCGTCCGGGTGATCCGGCGCGGATCGTGGCCAACGGCGACCTCGCGGCGCGCGACCTCGACTGGAAGATGCGTCACTCGCTGAAGGACATGGTGGCCTCGGCATGGGCGGCGCGCCAGGCGGCGGGCGCCGGATATCCGGGAGCAGGGCAGTCCTGA